A part of Miscanthus floridulus cultivar M001 chromosome 6, ASM1932011v1, whole genome shotgun sequence genomic DNA contains:
- the LOC136457979 gene encoding geranylgeranyl pyrophosphate synthase 7, chloroplastic-like: MNKLASCFLRHGAPSAQSFESYHVQRSPSLHSLQRRSVSMPRSRTADHAATAAKATISPHANTQGADVTVVSGTSFDFERYLSAKARAVHDALDLALQGLPCPEVLSESMRYSVLAGGKHLRPALAIAACELVGGPAAAVVPVACAVEMIHTASLIHDDMPCMDDDALRRGHPSNHVAFGEPTALLAGDALLALAFEHVARGSAGAGVPADRALRAVLELGSAAGVGGIAAGQAADMASEGAPSGSVSLAALEYIHVHKTARLVEAAAVSGAVVGGAGDGEVERVRRYAHFLGLLLQVVDDVLDVTATSEQLGKTAGKDAASGKTTYPRLMGLEGARAYMGELLAKAEAELDGFDAARAAPLRHLARFMAYRQH; the protein is encoded by the coding sequence ATGAACAAGTTGGCATCCTGCTTCCTCCGGCACGGAGCACCATCCGCCCAAAGCTTCGAGTCCTACCATGTTCAGAGATCCCCTTCGCTGCACTCGCTTCAGAGACGATCCGTTTCCATGCCCCGAAGCCGCACTGCGGACCATGCTGCCACAGCCGCCAAAGCCACCATCAGCCCCCATGCCAACACGCAAGGCGCCGATGTCACCGTCGTCAGTGGCACCAGCTTCGATTTCGAGCGGTACCTGTCGGCCAAAGCCAGGGCCGTGCACGACGCGCTGGACCTTGCCCTGCAGGGCCTGCCGTGCCCCGAGGTTCTGAGCGAGTCCATGCGCTACTCCGTCCTCGCCGGCGGCAAGCACCTCCGCCCCGCGCTGGCGATCGCCGCGTGCGAGCTCGTGGGCGGGCCCGCGGCCGCGGTCGTCCCGGTGGCCTGCGCCGTCGAGATGATCCACACCGCGTCGCTCATCCACGACGACATGCCGTGCATGGACGACGACGCGCTCCGCCGCGGCCACCCCTCCAACCACGTCGCGTTCGGCGAGCCCACGGCGCTGCTTGCGGGCGACGCGCTCCTGGCGCTCGCGTTCGAGCACGTCGCCCGCGGCAGCGCGGGCGCCGGCGTCCCCGCGGACCGCGCGCTTCGAGCCGTCCTGGAGCTCGGGAGCGCAGCTGGCGTGGGCGGCATCGCCGCGGGGCAGGCCGCCGACATGGCGAGCGAGGGAGCCCCCTCCGGTTCCGTGAGCCTGGCCGCGCTGGAGTACATCCACGTGCACAAGACGGCGAGGCTCGTGGAGGCCGCGGCGGTGTCGGGCGCCGTCGTCGGCGGCGCGGGCGACGGCGAGGTCGAGCGCGTCCGTCGGTACGCGCACTTCTTGGGGCTCCTCCTCCAGGTGGTGGACGACGTGCTGGACGTGACGGCCACATCGGAGCAGCTGGGGAAGACGGCGGGCAAGGACGCGGCCTCCGGCAAGACCACGTACCCGCGGCTGATGGGCTTGGAGGGGGCGCGCGCATACATGGGCGAGCTCCTGGCGAAGGCCGAGGCGGAGCTCGACGGGTTCGACGCCGCGCGCGCGGCGCCGCTGCGGCACCTCGCGCGGTTCATGGCGTACAGACAGCACTGA